One genomic window of Equus caballus isolate H_3958 breed thoroughbred chromosome 6, TB-T2T, whole genome shotgun sequence includes the following:
- the KRT71 gene encoding keratin 71, giving the protein MSRQFTCKPGAAAKGGFSGCSAVLSGGSSSSYRAGGKGLSGGFGSRSLYNLGGARSISFNVAGGTGKSGGYGFGRGRASGFAGSMFGSVALGPVCPTVCPPGGIHQVTVNESLLAPLNVELDPEIQKVRAQEREQIKALNNKFASFIDKVRFLEQQNQVLETKWELLQQLDLNNCKNNLEPILEGYISNLRKQLETLSGDRVRLDSELRSVRDVVEDYKKRYEEEINRRTAAENEFVLLKKDVDAAYANKVELQAKVDSMDQEIKFFRCLFEAEIAQIQSHISDMSVILSMDNNRDLNLDSIIDEVRAQYEEIALKSKAEAEALYQTKFQELQLAAGRHGDDLKNTKNEISELTRLIQRIRSEIENVKKQASNLETAIADAEQRGDNALKDARAKLDELEAALHQAKDELARMLREYQELMSLKLALDMEIATYRKLLESEECRMSGEFPSPVSISIISSTSGSGGYGFRPSSVSGGYVANSGSCISGVCSVRGGDSRSRGSASDYKDTLGKGSSLSAPSKKASR; this is encoded by the exons ATGAGCCGCCAATTCACCTGCAAGCCAGGAGCTGCTGCCAAGGGGGGCTTCAGCGGCTGCTCAGCAGTGCTCTCGGGGGGCAGCTCCTCCTCCTACCGTGCAGGGGGCAAAGGGCTCAGCGGGGGTTTCGGAAGCCGGAGCCTCTACAACCTGGGCGGCGCCCGGAGCATCTCCTTCAATGTGGCCGGTGGCACCGGGAAGAGTGGAGGGTATGGATTTGGCCGGGGTCGGGCCAGTGGCTTTGCTGGCAGCATGTTTGGCAGTGTGGCCCTGGGGCCCGTGTGCCCGACTGTATGCCCGCCTGGAGGCATCCATCAGGTCACTGTCAACGAGAGCCTCCTGGCCCCCCTCAACGTGGAGCTGGACCCTGAGATCCAGAAGGTGCGCGCCCAGGAGCGGGAGCAGATCAAGGCGCTGAATAACAAGTTCGCCTCCTTCATTGACAAG GTGCGGTTCCTGGAgcagcagaaccaggtgctggagacCAAGTGGGAGCTGCTGCAGCAGCTGGACCTGAACAACTGCAAGAACAACCTGGAGCCCATCCTGGAAGGTTACATCAGCAACCTGCGGAAGCAGCTGGAGACGCTGTCCGGGGACCGGGTGAGGCTGGACTCGGAGCTGAGGAGCGTGCGGGACGTGGTGGAGGACTACAAGAAGAG GTACGAGGAAGAAATCAACAGGCGGACGGCTGCAGAGAACGAGTTTGTGCTGCTCAAGAAG GACGTGGATGCAGCTTATGCCAATAAGGTGGAGCTGCAGGCCAAGGTGGACTCCATGGACCAGGAGATCAAGTTCTTCAGGTGCCTCTTCGAAGCC GAGATCGCTCAGATCCAGTCCCACATCAGCGACATGTCCGTCATCCTGTCCATGGACAATAACCGGGACCTGAACCTGGACAGCATCATCGACGAGGTGCGCGCCCAGTACGAGGAGATCGCCCTGAAAAGCAAGGCGGAAGCTGAGGCCCTGTACCAGACCAAG TTCCAGGAGCTGCAGCTGGCGGCAGGCCGGCATGGCGACGACCTCAAGAACACCAAGAACGAAATCTCCGAGCTCACCCGGCTCATCCAGAGAATCCGCTCAGAGATCGAGAACGTGAAGAAGCAG GCTTCCAACCTGGAGACGGCCATCGCTGATGCCGAGCAGCGGGGGGACAACGCCCTGAAGGACGCCCGGGCCAAGCTGGACGAGCTGGAGGCCGCCCTGCATCAGGCCAAGGATGAGCTGGCCCGGATGCTGCGCGAGTACCAGGAGCTGATGAGCCTGAAGCTGGCCCTGGACATGGAGATCGCCACCTACCGCAAGCTGCTGGAGAGCGAGGAGTGCCG GATGTCAGGAGAATTTCCCTCCCCTGTCAGCATCT CCATCATCAGCAGCACCAGCGGCAGCGGTGGCTATGGCTTCCGGCCCAGCTCGGTCAGCGGCGGCTACGTGGCCAACAGCGGCAGCTGCATCTCTGGAGTCTGCAGCGTCCGTGGCGGGGACAGCCGGAGCCGGGGCAGTGCCAGCGACTACAAGGACACGCTGGGGAAGGGCTCCAGCCTGAGCGCCCCCTCCAAGAAAGCCAGTCGGTAG